ACATCTGGTGTCGGTGATATAAACGCCCCGATAATAAAAGAAAATAAAATTACTATTTTTCGTTTTTTTATCAAATATTTTGAACTAACGAAGCCCAGCTTTGCTAATACCAAAATAATTAATGGTAATTCAAAAATAAAGCCAAATGGCATTAGAAATGAAATTACAAAATCCAGATATTGTCCAATGGAAAATAAAGGTTGTAAATCAACGTTAGAAAAACCTAAAAAAAACTTTATTCCAGCCGGTAAAACAAAATAGTATGAAAAAATTAGTCCCACAAAAAACAAAATAAATGATGTCGGAACTAAAAAGCTTACAGCTGTTCTCTCATCATCAGTTAAGGCAGGAATTAAAAATGCCCATATTTGATAAAGCACAAACGGCAAACTTATTAAAAAGCCTGTAAAAAATGAGGCTTTTAAATAAGTAAAAAAAGCTTCTGCTGGATGCATATAATACAATTTACCAGCAGGAGCAGTTATAAAA
The sequence above is a segment of the Negativicutes bacterium genome. Coding sequences within it:
- the tatC gene encoding twin-arginine translocase subunit TatC translates to MESNQNELQDDGEMTIVSHLSELRKRLILCLLVIGFFSTISYYFAEEIVHFITAPAGKLYYMHPAEAFFTYLKASFFTGFLISLPFVLYQIWAFLIPALTDDERTAVSFLVPTSFILFFVGLIFSYYFVLPAGIKFFLGFSNVDLQPLFSIGQYLDFVISFLMPFGFIFELPLIILVLAKLGFVSSKYLIKKRKIVILFSFIIGAFISPTPDVFSQTMIAVPILILYEISIIIVKYLLQK